CAGACCCCATAGACCTAAAACCAATAATGATAAACGACACACTAGTTGCTGGAATGCTAACATATGATAAAACAACAAAACTACTAACGCTAAAATCAGAAGACGTAGCAAAAGCCAAAAAAATAATTGTAACGTACCCAAGTTATAACCCAGACGACATACAAATTTCACTAGACATGCAAGTAATAGGACTAATATCAGACCAAATACCAAACGATAACTTCAACTTCCAAATAATAAAATAAGTATCGCAAACCAAAACAACCAAAGCAACCACCAACAAAATTAAGTAAACATAAAAAACTTGCAAATACTAAGCGCTTTGCAAACACAAAACACAATCTAAAAAAACTAAAAAAAACATTTTTATAAAAAAACACAGAATAACTTAAGCGACTTTCTTTTTAGTAACAAGATCTTTCTCCTTATACTGATCCGCAAGATAAGGTCCGAAAAGAGAAGACAAAGTTTCATTTTCTTTAATAGCATTCACACTCAAACCTTTCTTTTTATAAGCCGTATGAGCTAAAGAAGCCGCAGGAACAATATACTGCTGAGCTAAACCCCTATTCTTATCCAAAAAAGGCAAACCCTTAAATTCCTTACTATCATCAGTATTAAAAAACTTCAAAACATTAGAATTAGGCGCAACACTCTCATCACCCTTCAATAAAGTCTCAATATTGTCTGCGTTAAGATGATCAAACTTAGTCTGCTCAAGTCTGTTTATATGAGTAGCATAATGTTGTGCCCAAAAACTATTCTTATTTTTTGGATCATATAAACTATTAGTAAAACCATGCTTATAATTAGCAATATGACTTGCAAACTGCCTAACATTAGAACCCATCAAAGAATCAGTCAAATAACGAGTAGTATCCTTACTTAAACCATCCAACTTAATACCAAAAACACTCTGCAAACCCTTTTTATGTTCCTCATAAATCTCTTCAGCAGCAATCTGAGCATTCTTCTCATCAGCCAACATATGACCCACAGTAAAATTTCCAGCCTTATCAGGAGCCATGCCTTTCTTTAGCTTTTTCAAAGCATTCTCCAGCCCCTGATGAGTACCAAGCTTATGATAATGCTCCAGATTAAAAGTTAAAGCCTCATTCTCCTTATGCTTCTTATCAATATCCTCAACTAACTTAAGATACTCAGATTTCACCTTATTATCAGCCATAAAAACCATAACTGATTTTTTCATATATAAAACTTTCCATTTCGTTAAATATATAAATGATTAAAATTTCAAAAAAATATGGCAAAAATAGGAATAATAGGTGTGGGCGCATTTGGATTTGCTTTTCTCAAATATTTAGATACTCTAAAAAAACACGAACTAATGTGCTACGATTTAAACAAAGAAATAATGACCCACATACAAAAAAGAAACTGCCACCCACACTTTCACAACTGCATAAAACTCTCAAAACAAACAAAAATAGCAAAAACACCAACACAAATAATACAAGAAAACGAAATAATAATCATATGCACAAATAGCAACGCATTTCCCCAAATAACAAAAACAATAACTCAAAACAACACCAAACAAAAAATAATAATAAACATAAGCAAAGGACTTGAAAAAACAGGAAAAACACTATACACAACACTAAAACAAAACAAAAACTTCAAAGGAAACTACGCATACCTATCAGGCGGAACAACCGCAAACTCATTTCTAAACAACCAACCAATAGCAATGTCCATAGCAACCACAAACACAAAAACAACAAACAAAATAATAAAAGAAATATCCTCAAAAAAACTAAAAATAACAAAAGAAAACGATATCTTAGGCCAAGAATACGCTGCAGCACTAAAAAATATAATAAGCCTATGGAAAGGCCTACTTGCAGGACTAGGATACCAAAAAAGCACACAAGCATATCTCTTAACAGAACTATGCGAAGAAATAATAAACTACGCAACTAAAAAAGGTGCAAAAAAAACAACCTTCTCAACCACAAACCACAGCTGGATGACAGACATAATACTAAGCACAGACGGAGAAACAAGAAACTACACTTTCGGAAAATTAGTAGGAGAACAAAAAAACATAAAAAAAACACTGAACACATATGAAAAAGAAAAAAAATTACTAGAAGGCATACAAACACTCAAAATAATATCAAAACACGAAAAAACACGAAAAAACACGATAATAAAAACACTAACAAACATATTCATAAAAGAAAAAAACCCACATCAACAAATACTAAAATACCTAAATCAACCACCAGCACAAAAAAACACTTAAAACAAACAAAATTAAGAAAAAAACAACAAATTTTCACAAATATCTGTATTTTATATTTAACCAACAAAAAACAACACAAATTACACAAATCACCGACCAATTAAGGAAAATATTTATAAAATAAACACAAGTAATAAATAAAAAGTTCTTCACTGAGGCGAACCAAAAAAATGGCAAAGAAAAAACAACAAGAAAACAATCAAATAGACACAATGCAAAACATACCAGACGAAACAAAACAAAAACTTGAACAAATCAAAAACAAACTAGAAAAATACAAAGAAAAACTACTAGAAAGATTCGAAGAATACATAATGGGAATATCCCTATTACCGCCAAGCAAAGACGACGAAAACAAAGAAAAAATAAACGTTCTAATACTAGTAGACGACTCAGATAGCCAAAAAATGAGCAAAGAAGAACTAAGAGAAAAACTACAAACCATAATGACCGAAACAGCCAAAAAAATAGATGAAACACTAAACCCAGAAGTACTAATTCTAACAGAACTATGGCAAAACTGCTACGATGCAAAATACGAAATACTGCAACTAATAGCAAACAGCGCACCAATACACGACAAAGGAATGCTACAAGCAATAAAACTAACAGAAATACACAAAACAATGGTTCTAAAAAAATTCGAAAAATACATAGTCTCATACGTATTAGCAGGAAGCCTTGTACAAGGAAAAGCAACACCAGAATCAGACATAGACGTATTCATAGTAATAGATGACACAGATGTCAAAAAAATGACAAGAGCCGAACTAAAAGACAAACTAAGAGCAATAATAATAGGTATGGGTATAGACGCAGGAAAAATGACAGGAATTGAAAACAAAATCAACATCCAAACATACATACTAACAGACTTTTGGGAAAACATAAAAGAAGCAAACCCAGTCATATTCACATTCCTAAGAGACGGCATACCACTATATGACAGAGGAATATTCATGCCCTGGAAACAATTACTACAAATGGGAAGAATAAAACCAAGCCCAGAAGCAATAGATATGTTCATGCACACAGGCGACCAAATGCTAGAAAGAGTAAAATACAAACTAAAAGAAATAGGAACTGAAGACTTCTTTTGGTCAACACTAACACCAAGCCAAGCCGCACTAATGATGTACGGACTACCACCCCCAACACCAAAAGAAACCCCTCAAGTGCTAAGAGAAATATTCGTAAAAAAAGAAAAATTACTAGAAGACAAATACGTAAAAATAATGGAAAAAATATTAAAAGTAAGAAAAGAAATAGAACACGGAACAAAAAAAGAAATAACAGGAAAAGAACTAGATGAACTATATCAAGGATCACTAGAATACCTAGAACGAATGAAAAAACTATTCGCAGACATAGAAAAATACAAACAAGAAGAAGAAATAACAAAAACATATGAAGAAGTAACAATAGCAACAAAAAACCTAATACAACTAGAAACTGGAAAAAAAGACATTAACGATAAAGACATACAAACAAACTTCAAAAAATACATAGTACAAAAAGGAATACTAGGAACAGACCAACAAGAACAACTAAAAAACATAATAAAAGCAAAAGAAGAATACGACAAAGGACAAAAAACAAAATCAGAATCACTAACCGCAGTAAAACAAGGAAACGCACTACTACGCACAATAATAGAACAAATACAAAGAATAAGAAGTAGAGACCTAGAAAAAGCAAAAATAAGAGTAAAAATTGGAAAAACATACGGTGAACTAATAATGCTAAAAGACAAAATATTCATAATAAACGACATAGACAACCCAGAAAAAGAAATACAACAAGGAACAATAACAAATACAGGAAAAATAGAAAAAATAAAAACAAGCTCACTACAAGAATTAGAAGCAGAACTAATGAACACCAAAACACCAGAAAAAAAATATATCAAACCACAATTTTTCGACTCAATAAAAGAACTACTAGGAAAAGACATAGAATTCCTAGTAAACTACTAGAAAAAAGGTGAACTAAATGGAAACAGGATACACCGTAATGGATATCATGACTACAAAACCAATCAAAATAGATCAAGAAAGCACAGCGCAACAAGCAGCCAAACTAATGAAAGAAAAAGATGTAAGCAGTCTGATAGTAACAAATAATGACGAACTAATAGGAATAATAACCGAAGAAGACTTCACATACAAAATAGTTGCACAAAACGAAAAAGCAAACGAAATAAAAATAAAAGAAATAATGACAGGAAAAAAAGAACTAAAAACTATAACTCCTGACAAAGACATACAAGAAGCAATAAAATTAATGAACGAATACGAAGTAAGAAGATTGCCAGTAGTCCACAACGGAGAACTAAAAGGCCTACTAACAAACAAAGACATATTAAAAATAGAACCAACACTATTTGAAATAACAGTCGATAAAATAATGCTTAGAGAAGAAGAAAGAAAACTACTCAATACAACAGAAAACCCCTACGAAGAATGAAAAAATAACTAAGAAAATGACAGAAAAAAACTACCCAAAACACATAGGGATAATTCTTGACGGAAATCGAAGATTCGCAAAAAAATTAAATCTAGACCCCTGGAAAGGCCACGAATACGGAGAAAAAAAAGTACAAGCACTACTAGAATGGGCAAAAAAACTAGACATAAACGAAATAACACTATATGCATTCTCAATGCAAAACTTCAAAAGACCTAAAACAGAATTCGAATACTTAATGAAACTATTCTTACACGCAGGAAAAACACTATTAAAAAAACACGAAGAACAAAAAGAACTACCCGAAATAAAATACATAGGAAGAACACACTTATTTTCAAAAGAAATACAAGACCTAATAAAAAAAATAGAAACCATAACAAAAAACAAATCAAAATACAAACTAAACATAGCATTCGGATATGGAGGCAGAGAAGAAATAGAAGATACAACTAAAAAAATAGCAAAAGAAATAAAAGAAGGCAAAATAGAACCTGAAGACATAACCCAAGAACTAATACAAAAAAACTTATATTTACAATCAGAACCAGACCTAATAATAAGAACTGGTGGAGAAAAAAGAACATCAAACTTTCTGCCATGGCAATCAAACTACAGCGAATGGCTTTTTCTAAATAAAACATGGCCAGAATTCGAAGAAGAAGACCTAATAAAAGCATGTGAAGACTACTCAAAAAGACAACGAAGATATGGAAAATAAAACCAAAAAACTAGTCTTTATCTACACCTTTAAATTTACAATACAAACATGAAACAAACGTCCCTAAAACACTGCCAAAAACTCCGCAACAACCACCAAAATCATAAGACTCCTTACT
The sequence above is drawn from the Candidatus Woesearchaeota archaeon genome and encodes:
- a CDS encoding CBS domain-containing protein translates to METGYTVMDIMTTKPIKIDQESTAQQAAKLMKEKDVSSLIVTNNDELIGIITEEDFTYKIVAQNEKANEIKIKEIMTGKKELKTITPDKDIQEAIKLMNEYEVRRLPVVHNGELKGLLTNKDILKIEPTLFEITVDKIMLREEERKLLNTTENPYEE
- a CDS encoding NAD(P)-binding domain-containing protein, which codes for MAKIGIIGVGAFGFAFLKYLDTLKKHELMCYDLNKEIMTHIQKRNCHPHFHNCIKLSKQTKIAKTPTQIIQENEIIIICTNSNAFPQITKTITQNNTKQKIIINISKGLEKTGKTLYTTLKQNKNFKGNYAYLSGGTTANSFLNNQPIAMSIATTNTKTTNKIIKEISSKKLKITKENDILGQEYAAALKNIISLWKGLLAGLGYQKSTQAYLLTELCEEIINYATKKGAKKTTFSTTNHSWMTDIILSTDGETRNYTFGKLVGEQKNIKKTLNTYEKEKKLLEGIQTLKIISKHEKTRKNTIIKTLTNIFIKEKNPHQQILKYLNQPPAQKNT
- the uppS gene encoding di-trans,poly-cis-decaprenylcistransferase; its protein translation is MTEKNYPKHIGIILDGNRRFAKKLNLDPWKGHEYGEKKVQALLEWAKKLDINEITLYAFSMQNFKRPKTEFEYLMKLFLHAGKTLLKKHEEQKELPEIKYIGRTHLFSKEIQDLIKKIETITKNKSKYKLNIAFGYGGREEIEDTTKKIAKEIKEGKIEPEDITQELIQKNLYLQSEPDLIIRTGGEKRTSNFLPWQSNYSEWLFLNKTWPEFEEEDLIKACEDYSKRQRRYGK
- a CDS encoding nucleotidyltransferase domain-containing protein; the protein is MAKKKQQENNQIDTMQNIPDETKQKLEQIKNKLEKYKEKLLERFEEYIMGISLLPPSKDDENKEKINVLILVDDSDSQKMSKEELREKLQTIMTETAKKIDETLNPEVLILTELWQNCYDAKYEILQLIANSAPIHDKGMLQAIKLTEIHKTMVLKKFEKYIVSYVLAGSLVQGKATPESDIDVFIVIDDTDVKKMTRAELKDKLRAIIIGMGIDAGKMTGIENKINIQTYILTDFWENIKEANPVIFTFLRDGIPLYDRGIFMPWKQLLQMGRIKPSPEAIDMFMHTGDQMLERVKYKLKEIGTEDFFWSTLTPSQAALMMYGLPPPTPKETPQVLREIFVKKEKLLEDKYVKIMEKILKVRKEIEHGTKKEITGKELDELYQGSLEYLERMKKLFADIEKYKQEEEITKTYEEVTIATKNLIQLETGKKDINDKDIQTNFKKYIVQKGILGTDQQEQLKNIIKAKEEYDKGQKTKSESLTAVKQGNALLRTIIEQIQRIRSRDLEKAKIRVKIGKTYGELIMLKDKIFIINDIDNPEKEIQQGTITNTGKIEKIKTSSLQELEAELMNTKTPEKKYIKPQFFDSIKELLGKDIEFLVNY